A DNA window from Gorilla gorilla gorilla isolate KB3781 chromosome 6, NHGRI_mGorGor1-v2.1_pri, whole genome shotgun sequence contains the following coding sequences:
- the SPMIP1 gene encoding protein SPMIP1 encodes MSRQLNIDTLRQNFWKEEYLREKMLHCEWYRKYGLMVKAKQKAKAAARLPLRLPTLHPKAPLSPPSAPKSAPSKVPSPVPEAPFQSEMYPVPPVTRALLYEGISHDFQGRYRYLNTRKLDMPETRYLFPVTTSFTYGWQLGPPVKQELVSCKMCRIESFFRKNGAFALLDPRDLAL; translated from the exons ATGTCACGGCAGCTCAACATAGACACATTACGGCAGAACTTCTGGAAGGAGGAATATCTGAGGGAAAAGATGTTGCACTGTGAATGGTACCGCAAGTATGGGTTGATGGTGAAGGCCAAGCAGAAGGCTAAGGCTGCAGCCCGCCTGCCCCTCAGACTGCCCACCCTGCACCCCAAAGCCCCACTCTCACCCCCATCCGCCCCCAAGTCAGCCCCTTCCAAGGTGCCCAGCCCTGTCCCAGAGGCGCCTTTTCAGTCGGAAATGTACCCGGTACCACCTGTCACCCGAGCCCTGCTGTATGAAGGCATCTCCCACGACTTCCAGGGGCGCTACCGCTACCTCAACACTCGAAAACTGGACATGCCAGAGACGCGATACCTCTTCCCCGTCACCACCAGCTTCACATATGGCTGGCAGCTGG GCCCCCCAGTGAAGCAAGAACTGGTCTCCTGCAAGATGTGCCGCATTGAGTCATTCTTCCGCAAGAACGGGGCCTTCGCACTGCTTGATCCCCGAGACCTGGCCCTCTGA